The Coffea arabica cultivar ET-39 chromosome 2c, Coffea Arabica ET-39 HiFi, whole genome shotgun sequence genome includes the window ACTGTGAATGAAAACATTGCTAAATCGGTCCACGCTTCAGCACAGTTGACAAACAATTGACAAAGACATTACATCAATAAATCAGTATATGTTTATTCTAGAGACCAATATTTAAGATGTGACATCACTTAGGACCATCGTCTTATTCAATTGAACTATCTAATTCTACTGAAAGTCAAAAAGCTCCAACTATCAACTAGAGAAGCAGAAACTGACTAACAAAGAAACTATTTGCATCACAATTGCTCAGTTCAAAAGTTGCATCTTTTTCACGCGTTGACTTGTAACAAAATTATGGCCCCAATATGTGGATATTTTCTCGAGACATATCAAGTAATATATTCATTTGTCTATCCATATTTGTTTCTAAAAAATGCTAACTGAAGGGAAATTAAGGCGTTGTGTTACCTTTTGGGAAGACAAGGGAAGACTAGCAAAATACAACTGGACTAGGAGAAAGGATTGAATGTGGATTATGGCAAGACAAAAATAAACTAACTTTCAAGTGGATTATGGCAATATCTTGCAATACCATAAAGAAGTGCACTCCTTCATTTCAGGTGATTCCTAGTTTTTGCCTCTAATTTTTAAAAGAATGTACCTGCACCATTGTTTTGTGTTGACAAGTCAGGATTTTGGCCTACACGTGATTTCTCGGAAGCAGGTGAACCGCCAGGTGAAGAAATCAGAAGCTTTAGTCCATCTGGTTGATTTCCTGGTACAGGACCTTCTGGAGATAACACCCCATTCATAACTGGAATTTTGTCAGTGGGTACCTTAAACAGATCACCTTGATGATATGCTGCAACATTTACTGAAATGTTTGATGAGTTTTGCTCACTTTCAATAATTAGAGATTCTCCATTAGTAACAGGTACATTGTCGATAGGTGCCTTAGATGAGTCACTTTGATGATATGCTACACTGTGTATGGAATTGTTTGATGTGTTTGGCTGACTGCCGGTTGCTGCTTCAAAGTGGCCCCTCGATGAGTCACTTTGATGATATGCTACACTGTTTACGGAATTGTTTAATGTGTTTGGCTGACTGCCGGTTGCTGATTCAAAGTGGCCCTTTGCAGCATCTCCTGTATCCGAGGGCCAAAAAGATTAGGTGAGTAGCTTAGAAGGAAGAACAGCAATTTTTATTGCAAGGAGCATATACTGAATTCTTGTCATCATGCACAATGAAGACATTAATACCAAGAATATACCAAATATTACTGAAGATACTATGAATAATAATTACCAAACAttaccaaatcagttttttttttcaaagtattTACAAGCAAAGGAATAGATGCAGCCACATATGCATAGTGTACAAAGCAGACACATACAAAAGTCATAAAGAACCTTCTATTTCATTACCAATATAAATTGTGCCTCCTTTAGGTAGACAACATCAATTATCTAACGTAGTAGATGCACAGAAATGAGAATCTTCAACACCCAATACCAGAAACATGTATTTACCTAGTAAGATCAAATGGTCATAGAGAATTAGAACTATAGCAATGGTGCAAGTAATTTACAAGGATTTCAACGTGATAACAAAAAAGGGTTCTGTCAGTTGGAAACGAATTCATATCTCTCGTGCATAATTGCACATGAGATGACTCGCAAGTTTTTTAACTACCTTCGACTTTTCTGAGGGCTTCTTTCATAACCTTCAAATGTAAAAGTACAATTTAGTGATCATTCTTGTACCTCTGTTCTTAATTGTATTGTTACAGTTGTCTCCTGCATTCAGCACCTCTTTTCCGTTGATCAAGATTTCTTCTTTTGAAGAGGGTGAAATCTTATCTCCATCTTCCTCAGATTCAGCAACTGGGCTCCTATAAATGCTTTTCCCATGGTTGGTTGAGAGATCTTTTAGCATTGAGAAGGATTGACCATCCTGACCATTCCCATGCGATGCCAAAAGAGATGTGCTACTGTTTGTTGTCAAAGCCTCTGACCTAGAAACATTGCCTGCAGAACATTACTGCAATTAGTCCTGAAACCACAAGAACAGGACATGCTAGATCCCTTTGCAGGCAAAGAAACACAActctaagaaaaggaataacTTTAACCATATTACCTTAAAGCTTTTTCCAAAAGCACTATGAATCTTTATTTCCCTGGTTATATGATGACTAGAAAGAGGAAAACATTTGATTTCAGCTGCATTCTTGTCTATTGCTCTTCATTTAAGATGCTGGGAAAAAAAGGTGATTTGAAAGCGGTCCACTCAGCTTCTGATTTTCAGTTTCTCTAGACTTTGTAAAAagataaaaactagaaaaaaatgagtggacCAACTTATAGCTTTATTTCAAGGCTAAAATCTAAATGCTTGTCTCCAACAGCAAGCAAAAGTAGTCCCCCTCAATCCCCAGAATTCAGACCAAAATCTAAATGCTTGTCTCCAACAGCAAACAAAAATAATCCCCTCAGTCCCCAGAATTCAGACCAGAATTTGCCCATAATTCAGTGTCTACTTGGTAGCTGCTTCTAAATGAGCTTCAAGATCGAGAAAAACCTCTTACAATCTTGAAAAGTTATGCTTCATGTCAAGTTATTGGAGAAATGTATTCTTGTGACGCTGTACTTGTTCTTTCTGGCGATCTTCATTTCCTATTCTTTGTTTCCATAGAGAAGAAGATTTTAGCTTTCTTTAAGTGTCTTAGTTTGCTTTCCTATTATGGTTTTAGCTTATCTTATATAAACAAAACTGTTCCTGAAAATGTTCATTAGTGTGGCATTGCttgtatttttcaaaattgtcaTATTCAAATTTACCCTATTAAGTTTTAACAACTATTTCAGAAAGCACTTTCTTTAAACAGGTCTAGAAAAACTGAAGCAGACGAGAATAGGCTCTAATAAGCAATAGGAAGGAGATAAAGTACATTGTCGCAAAGTTAGGAGAAGGAACCAACTTCGGTACACCATaacaaaattatacaaaatggGTGAATTTTATCCCAGTGCTAGTTAATATACCATACACAGAAAAGAGAATAGGATTAGAAACCTGGCTCTGAAGTTCTCTCCCTATCTGATGCAAAAGTAGAGGATATCCCGCTTTTACTCGTCAATTTCTGCTCATCTTTAACAGGCTTCTTTTCAGCTTTATCTCCAAATATCTTAAACAATTTAAACCCATTTCCTGAAATTCAACAAGAAATACTGAATTTTTTTGACATGGTATGACCCATAGCCCAGACAATAACTGAAGGTTTCTTGAAACCATTTTGCATGCAATCCCAACAAATTTAGTTACATCTGCATCATGCATTCTCATGATTGATCTATCATGCATGTGACTTCTCATGATTTATCTATCGTGCATGGACTCAGTGGTCACAAAGCTGAGTTACATGCTGTCTAGGTAAATCATCATCCCCCTCCCAAGTTGCAACAGGAAAGTGCACTCACACCACTGGTAGGGCAATTGGATGTAACAAATGCATGCTTTCACAATAGAAAAGGaattaaaagaaaaggacaATTTAGATGTAACAATTCACAAATGCATGAGCAACTtgcacaaggtaatacttcaCTACCTTTCACTTTGAGATCCAAATAGAGGACTTAGTGTTGCCTAAACACTTGAAGGTGATAAAGCATGTCATGGTACAGTAACTTTCTGGgaaaaattttgtcaaactGTGCCCTTCATGCGTTAAATGACCAATATAACCCTCAATTTTGGCAAGAAAACTTGAGATTTAGCTAGCCAAACATCAGAACTGTCGGCCTGATGTGCTAGTTCCAAGAATGTAGACCTCTTTGGAAGTGAATATGTCAAGTGAACTACTTTTCTCTCCTGCAATACCAATGATAATCACTATACAGGGATACTCAACAATACATGTTGAATGTATGGTCTCAGTAACCTGTGTTGCCAAATAGATAATATCATAATCCATCATTGACCTTTCCTTCCTGCATGCCATGAGACCCTTTCCCAAGTTCAGAAATGTCATCAAGTAATACTGGTTCTACATTAGGAGACAGTTGAATAAAAAAGGAAGTAGGGACACCATGGGCAACAAAGACAAAGTCATATAATTGTTTATCTTCACTCCAAGCAAAAATAGGCAATGAATAGTGCTTAGCATGTTTTACAAATAGTTCTCAATAAGTTGTTGCACAACCAGGAAACTAAAAGTGCATATTTCATCTTGCCTGGAAAAGAAGCAGGTCTGAACTTTCACATAGATCTTAactgttcatttcattcaaattgCAACATATCAAACCTGTTGGAATGAAAAAGCTGAAGCATGATAAGCATCTGAAGATATCAGTCTCTCTCTCACGTTCATACTTCTCTGCAGCTTGAGAAGTATCATCCAATGGATTTTCTTCAGTAGTATGAACCTCAATGCTGGTTGCTTGTTGGCCCTGTCCAGAACAGTGAGTCAAACTGGATTCAACTTCAGTTTCTAGTTTCTTACGTCTAACATCTTCACTAGTGATGCGAGCTTGGCGTTTTCTTTTGCGAAGAATAACCCTTCGAGTAATACAGGAATTACAGTTTGGACAGTACAAATCATGTGTATTTTGTTTTTCAAGTACTCTCTCAACATCTAATTCTGTAACGTCCAGACCACTTCCATTAATGAGGTCAATATCATCGTTTTCAATTTCTTGGATTTCCTGGGACTTGTAAGTTTCACTGCAATCGTCATAAAGAACTGGGGAATGCTGAAGACTTGTCAAGTTAGAACTATCCTTCTTGTTTCCCTCCACTCTACAGTCAATTACAGAATCACAGCTCTTCTGAGCACCAGAATTCCCTTCTCTGGTCTCATATATTCTAACACCAGTGTTTCCCTCAACGTCATCTCCACAAAATGTGGAATTGGATCGCGACCCTGCATCAATAGAGCAAGAATTCAATAGAAATCTTGCGATCTAAATCCAAATATATTGCCTGCAGAATGTAGGCATGAATCTGTTGCAACAAATGGAGACAACTGCTCAAACTTGAGAAAGTTAGAAGTGTTTGCAAAAACAGCAGAAGTTTAATTAGTAAACTTGATTTTCCATATAATTTAGCAGCACTAAGCAGGTATGTTATTGACTTGTGTCACATTGCCCCATGCCCAAAGCCAAGTATCAGCAAGCAGTTATCTCAGAAGTCGGCCCTACCAGTCCTCCATGGAAAATTTATGTGTTTGAACAGACAGCTTAAACTTCTATTAAGTGCAATAGCATCAAATTCTCTATTATTCAAGTATCTACTGACCTTCTAGTTCAAATGTGAAACATGGTTCCCTCTGATTTATAGTTTTGTGAATCATCAGCTCATATAAGGGCCCCTTAAGTTTTTGAATAAGATCAACAGAAAGATGTGCAGTTCCATAGGTCCAAGAGCAGAAGCGACACTTCCATAGTCCTTCATTCACAAAAAGGAACAACAAGAAGAAGTGATTGTAACTCAAAACTACTGCAGATTGTGCCATCCATAGAGTGCAGATAATACTTCAGTCAATGTGATAGAGAGAAGTGCGGCAGTTCTTGTATCAGACAAATTGGCACACGCTGGAATCACAATGTTGTGGCATATCATGACATGGACCAGCAAAAAGGGATAGAGGTACTCCAAGACGCATGAAACTACTGGAAGTTTACTTGGAAAACAATTTACAGCGTCAtggaaaataattcatttttgtACTTGCAGTTGAACCGTTTCTTCTTGTCTCAATAAATGAAACTATCTGGGCAACATCAACTCAGCACTCGGAGTACAAAACCAAGGAGGTAGGAGGAGATCCAGACAACAACCATCGACAGATAggtaaagaaaagcaaaaggtcACCGAAAAGTAACTCTCAAACTGAGTGTGATTTCGCCTCAACACATCTataagcacattgttcaagaaaagaaaattgactACCTCAAAATTGAAGTGGGATGAGACTAAGACATAGCCACCAGCTGCAGGAAACCCCCATCCGATTTGTTCTTAGGCCCCAATCCAGTTTCACAACAAGATGAACTTTTGAAATAATTGGCAAAAGTATTCGTGCGAAAGCAAAAAACCATGGGGACAGAAACAGAGAGAATCCCAAAGGCAAACAGATAGGTAGGGCCATAGTAACAATCAAAAGCTAAAGAGGAAGGGGCGCCCTTTGAAGTTATTCAGACAGGTAGGGTCAAAGCAAGCCAGGTTTGCACATGCTTACAGAACAAAAAAGAGTTGAAAACCAACAGCAGAGAGCATACAGATCAACAAGTTACTCTCTTGAAGGGTAAGAAGAAGAAACTTGCCTCCATCTTTGTCATAGTAAACACAAGGTTCCGACCTGGAGTGAGCATCTGTGATTCGGGCATGGTTGTGAAACACACTATCAAATAAAGCAGCAATCTTGTCCGGCCCCTCTCGTTTATCTCGATCAAGAACTGACCCATCTAGATCAACTTCATTTTCAGTGACGGAGTTGGAGGGCGGCTCAATTATACAATTGCCATTTCCGTCCAACTGACTAGTAGTAGAAGTACAAGTGGCAGTGGAAGCAGTAGCACTAGCATCTTGATAAGCACCAGTAGAAGTAGTGCGAGTTGTAGATGGCCGCCTTAATTTTAATGAAGACAATTCTTCTACTTGTTCCAACTCTTCTTCTTGCTCCCACTTTTGCGCCTCTTCTTCTGCCATTGTTATTCGGCGTCCGCCAGGAGTTTGCACAGAAAGAAACACAGGCTAAACAGAATGTACTCAAAAGAGTCCCAAATTCAGGTAGGAAAGCAGGAGGAGAGAGACTGAGTGAGAAGCGCTGGCAAGAAGACCACTCTCTAGCTTTTATTACTAATATTAGTAGTACTACTATTGATACATAGATGGATGCAATGAATTTTACGTCATTTATAATTGTTTTGAATAATTCCAGGGGAAAACCAAATGGAGGGCTTGCATGTTTTGGTAGTACAGCCACATAACATATACTACtagttaatatatatatattctaggAAATTGATAAATGAATTGAAGACTAAGGCGGGGCGGAGTCTGTATCAAGATTAATGGCAGCCGACCAACTTAGATTAGATATCAAGTTGTTGAGATGAGAATATGAGATGACGCTCACTAGGTCACTTCACGTGGTTGCTGAAGTCTGCAGGCGTCCTCTCCCCAACCCCACACCCAATGGAAAAATAAAGGCCCCAAACCCCCGGGGTGgtggttgggggggggggggattctTGAATCTTTGGCGGTCAGGTGGAGGCGCCTGGGATGAGATGATGAAGTAGATTGCAGGCTTTTAGCCCAACACCATTTTTGGTATGGTAATGCACGATAAAGAGTGCTGCTAGTACAACTATAAAGTCCTTGCCCAGGTCCGCCGGGGCCATCACTctgtgtttcttctttttttttttttttggggggggttGTGTTTtgtgtttctctttctttcttcttaatgATTTTAGAAATGGATTATGATAATGTCAGTATTAGATTTATAGGCCTATCCACATATTGTCGGTTGTTCCAATGGCTACTCCCACTCTGATTGAACAACAAACAAATACGCTATACTGCTGTATGAGTATCTTTTAAGTACTATCTAGGAATTATACGACAAAAACTGAGAAGCAAACGAAAATGAGTGAGCAGCAACAAACTGCTGCTACAATGTTGACACCAACGATGAAATGCTACAGTAGTGCATTCCAGAATCGCCGGACATACGTACGATACGAGGCGATCCGGGTCTACTCTACACTCTTTTTAACAGTCAGTCCCCTGCATGCATGCATGTATTCCTGTTCTTGGATTACATCATGATAACACAAAATATAGATGGATCCCCATTTTCCATTGCCAAACGATCCATCTCCTTGAGCCAATTTAGATGGATCCCGGCCTcctttgaaaattacaagtactaACTACAAAAGGACTACGTATCGTCTATCATCAAAGAATAAACACGGCTTGCATTCTGGAATAAACTAAATCAGCTTCTGGATTGTCTGCTATAGCTCTACCATCCGTCTTCTTGCGAGGTGTCAACATCGCTGTAATATTCACCAATACAAACGAGCCCATATATATTTAAGAAACACTCGTGAATGCTAAATGGATATACTGCAATATATTCCCGTCGGTCATAGTAATCATCAAACCCAATGCAATTCCAACAGGCAGACTTCATCGCCAGCATTGCTGTTATTAACATCATCAAAgaatacatatatatgtatgtatacctTGCCAGCAGAGACCACCAGTACCAAGTGCAACACTCTGGAAAAAACTCCTCTGAAGATCAAAGCTCCACACAGCGGAGGTCGGGCGGGAGGCATGCAAGAAGTTGTTGATGATCAGCAGATTCAGAAGAAGCGGGAGCACAGTCATGATGCTCGTCCAGATCCCACCACTGCTGCTACTGACGAGAACATCATCAGCGGATTGGCATTTCGCCAACTTTTGAGCTACGCAGACGCATGGGATTGGGTAATGATGGTTACGGGTACCTTGGGATCCATAATCCATGGACTGGCTCAACCCATAGGCTATTTTTTGCTGGGCAGAGCCCTTGATGCATACGGTAACAACATAAGCGACACTGATGCCATGGTTAAAGCCCTGAAACAAGTAAGAAAGCCTCAATCTAAATATCTAAATACCCCTCCACTTATTACTACTGCAAAACAGAAGAACCGGGCAGCGCATGACTACTTAAAGTTCCCGGAAACTggcctgaattttttttttttttttttttgtatattaatTTCTGAACCCCACTTGGTTGATTGGTTGGCTGGTTGTCCAGGTCGTTCCGTATGTGTGGTACATGGCCATTGCAACGTTTCCTGCCGGAGTTGTAGGTAACTTTCTTTCTTATAATGAGCAGAAGCAAAATATCAAACTGGGGAAGGAAGGTGAAAGAAGAATGAAGTAAAATTCCAGATATTAGGTGACACCATGGTTTTAAATATAATATTGCATGCAGAGACAGGATGCTGGATGCATGCAAGCCAAAGACAAGTATCACGTCTGAGGCTGGCTTTTTTAAGAGCAGTACTGAGGCAGGAGATGGGAGCTTTCGATACAGATTTAAGCAGTGCTAAAGTAATCACCGGAATTACCGATCACATGCGCATCATACAGGATGCCATTGGAGAGAAGGTCCGGATTTTTAAGTTTGCACctacctcctcctcctcctcctttgtGTTGTCTCCATCACTTTGGCTTCTATAAATGAAAGGGGAGAAGGAGGAGGGGGGAAAAAACTAGTGATTGATACGTTACTCAAAAAGTTAATGGATTTAAACCTTACTGATATTTCAATAAATGATAAACTGCTCGCTTATAATTTAATAATACATGATACAATCAAATGTTAGAATTTTTCTACTTGATATTTCAATAACTTCACATATTCAGATTTcggatttcaattttattaaacGCAATTACCTTGCCTGCCTATGTGTATGGTTCTACACATACCACCACCAAAGGTAGCTTAGCGGACACAAGCGGCACAATTATTCAGTCAGAGTCGTACAATTTCTTCTAATCGAGTCTTTTGCCTCCCGCATACAGCTGGGGCATTTCCTATCATGCTTGGCAACTTTCGTGTCGGGGGTTCTCGTCGCTTTCATATCCTGCTGGGAAGTGTCACTCCTTACGTTGTTCGTTGTTCCCCTGATTCTATTTATTGGAGCCAATTATACCAAAAAGATGAATTCCATTTCGGCAACCAAGTTGACGTACCTCTCCGAGGCTACATCACTGGTAGAACAGGTAATAGTTCTGCATCTGCAGGATTCAGGCATTTGACGCTAACAGGTATGCATTGTCCAAAACGTTAGGAGGACTTATACAGTGCTTACCTTTTTCATAACAGACGATTTCCCAGATCAAAACCGTATACGCATTTGTTGGAGAAAACCGAGCAACCAAGTCGCTTTCGAAGTGCTTAGAGAAGCAACTCATTTTAAGCAAGCAAGAAGCATTAATAAAGGGTGCAGGGACCGGTATGTTTCAAACTGTGACCTTCACTTCGTGGGCTCTCATTGTTTGGGTCGGAGCAGTTGTTGTTGTGAACAAGAGATCAACTGGAGGAGACGTCATAGCTGCAGTTATGAGCATCCTCTTCGGAGCTATGTAAGAAACTAAAATCGTAAATGCATGCATAGATTCTGCCAACCATCTGCATACAGCAGAAGAAAGGCCACGAGCTGGGACCGTCACCAATTGGTTTTACATCTTTCTTCATTGCAGATCACTCACTTATGCTGCACCAGACATGCAGATATTCAACCAAGCAAAAGCTGCAGGGAAGGAAGTCTTTCAGGTGATCCAAAGAAAATCTGCAATAAATTCTGACTCAAAAGGGAAGATACTGGAAGCCATTGATGGCAACATTGACCTCCGAAATATATACTTTGCTTACCCCTCCCGGCAGGAAAAGGTGATTCTTCAAGGGTTCTCATTTTCAATCCCAGCAGGAAAGGTGGTGGCACTGGTCGGAAGTAGCGGGTGCGGCAAAAGCACTATCATCTCCTTACTCGCTAGATTTTATGATCCTGAAAAAGGTTAGTAGTCCTGGAAAACCCAAATCAACCATGTCATATAGTCTTTTGATGGTAAAAATCATGGTGTGCATGCATCCTACACAAAGGTCCTGACACACTATAATTACAAAGAGTACAATCTAAACGAACAACCAACCATTCAGGTGACATTTTTATTGACAACCACAATATAAAGGAACTTGATTTGAAGTTCCTCAGGAGAAACATCGGCTTAGTTTCCCAGGAGCCATCACTCTTTGCTGGTACTATCAAGGATAACATCAAGATAGGAAAGATGGATGCAGATGATGAAGAGATCCAGCATGCTGCACTTTTAGCAAATGCAGATTCTTTTATATGCCAACTACCAGACAAGTATTTAACAGAGGTCAGGCACTTTTCAACAAAATCACTACATTTGATACTGATTCTACTCCTTTCAAAAATCCCTATCACAGGCACAATTGCATTTTCCACTGATGAGTGATAAAAACTAGCAAAAAACATCACACATTTTTGCAGTGCATAAAGAAATAGTACCGCAGTCAACCTG containing:
- the LOC113724800 gene encoding membrane protein of ER body-like protein isoform X3 produces the protein MAEEEAQKWEQEEELEQVEELSSLKLRRPSTTRTTSTGAYQDASATASTATCTSTTSQLDGNGNCIIEPPSNSVTENEVDLDGSVLDRDKREGPDKIAALFDSVFHNHARITDAHSRSEPCVYYDKDGGLWKCRFCSWTYGTAHLSVDLIQKLKGPLYELMIHKTINQREPCFTFELEGSRSNSTFCGDDVEGNTGVRIYETREGNSGAQKSCDSVIDCRVEGNKKDSSNLTSLQHSPVLYDDCSETYKSQEIQEIENDDIDLINGSGLDVTELDVERVLEKQNTHDLYCPNCNSCITRRVILRKRKRQARITSEDVRRKKLETEVESSLTHCSGQGQQATSIEVHTTEENPLDDTSQAAEKYERERETDIFRCLSCFSFFIPTGNGFKLFKIFGDKAEKKPVKDEQKLTSKSGISSTFASDRERTSEPGNVSRSEALTTNSSTSLLASHGNGQDGQSFSMLKDLSTNHGKSIYRSPVAESEEDGDKISPSSKEEILINGKEVLNAGDNCNNTIKNRGDAAKGHFESATGSQPNTLNNSVNSVAYHQSDSSRGHFEAATGSQPNTSNNSIHSVAYHQSDSSKAPIDNVPVTNGESLIIEKGPVPGNQPDGLKLLISSPGGSPASEKSRVGQNPDLSTQNNGADGAYLNENSPQTICNNKEETHFGKLFKINKDPAVLSVKGISLNQDIPATIAKDLRKVAAELNSGKDTVIVVESEAISTVASQRQQDLTISEETVTSANLTTNISVTESTGADVRQAYEIEIIKSIVYGGLVESITSLGVVSSAAGGDATTLNILALTLANVIGGLVLIGHNLWDLKKEQVTEQMDRYKELLGSRENFLLHTIVVTLSFVVFGLIPPIVYGFSFLKSGNRELKLLAAAAASLLCILVLATGKEYVRRPPKSYVKTIAYYILLGFMASGISYAVGQLIKSLLEKLHFQSNSPVFQGLSKMMPTAAEWASY
- the LOC113724800 gene encoding membrane protein of ER body-like protein isoform X2 — encoded protein: MAEEEAQKWEQEEELEQVEELSSLKLRRPSTTRTTSTGAYQDASATASTATCTSTTSQLDGNGNCIIEPPSNSVTENEVDLDGSVLDRDKREGPDKIAALFDSVFHNHARITDAHSRSEPCVYYDKDGGLWKCRFCSWTYGTAHLSVDLIQKLKGPLYELMIHKTINQREPCFTFELEGSRSNSTFCGDDVEGNTGVRIYETREGNSGAQKSCDSVIDCRVEGNKKDSSNLTSLQHSPVLYDDCSETYKSQEIQEIENDDIDLINGSGLDVTELDVERVLEKQNTHDLYCPNCNSCITRRVILRKRKRQARITSEDVRRKKLETEVESSLTHCSGQGQQATSIEVHTTEENPLDDTSQAAEKYERERETDIFRCLSCFSFFIPTGNGFKLFKIFGDKAEKKPVKDEQKLTSKSGISSTFASDRERTSEPGNVSRSEALTTNSSTSLLASHGNGQDGQSFSMLKDLSTNHGKSIYRSPVAESEEDGDKISPSSKEEILINGKEVLNAGDNCNNTIKNRGDAAKGHFESATGSQPNTLNNSVNSVAYHQSDSSRGHFEAATGSQPNTSNNSIHSVAYHQSDSSKAPIDNVPVTNGESLIIEIMNGVLSPEGPVPGNQPDGLKLLISSPGGSPASEKSRVGQNPDLSTQNNGADGAYLNENSPQTICNNKEETHFGKLFKINKDPAVLSVKGISLNQDIPATIAKDLRKVAAELNSGKDTVIVVESEAISTVASQRQQDLTISEETVTSANLTTNISVTESTGADVRQAYEIEIIKSIVYGGLVESITSLGVVSSAAGGDATTLNILALTLANVIGGLVLIGHNLWDLKKEQVTEQMDRYKELLGSRENFLLHTIVVTLSFVVFGLIPPIVYGFSFLKSGNRELKLLAAAAASLLCILVLATGKEYVRRPPKSYVKTIAYYILLGFMASGISYAVGQLIKSLLEKLHFQSNSPVFQGLSKMMPTAAEWASY
- the LOC113724800 gene encoding uncharacterized protein isoform X1 codes for the protein MAEEEAQKWEQEEELEQVEELSSLKLRRPSTTRTTSTGAYQDASATASTATCTSTTSQLDGNGNCIIEPPSNSVTENEVDLDGSVLDRDKREGPDKIAALFDSVFHNHARITDAHSRSEPCVYYDKDGGLWKCRFCSWTYGTAHLSVDLIQKLKGPLYELMIHKTINQREPCFTFELEGSRSNSTFCGDDVEGNTGVRIYETREGNSGAQKSCDSVIDCRVEGNKKDSSNLTSLQHSPVLYDDCSETYKSQEIQEIENDDIDLINGSGLDVTELDVERVLEKQNTHDLYCPNCNSCITRRVILRKRKRQARITSEDVRRKKLETEVESSLTHCSGQGQQATSIEVHTTEENPLDDTSQAAEKYERERETDIFRCLSCFSFFIPTGNGFKLFKIFGDKAEKKPVKDEQKLTSKSGISSTFASDRERTSEPGNVSRSEALTTNSSTSLLASHGNGQDGQSFSMLKDLSTNHGKSIYRSPVAESEEDGDKISPSSKEEILINGKEVLNAGDNCNNTIKNRGDAAKGHFESATGSQPNTLNNSVNSVAYHQSDSSRGHFEAATGSQPNTSNNSIHSVAYHQSDSSKAPIDNVPVTNGESLIIESEQNSSNISVNVAAYHQGDLFKVPTDKIPVMNGVLSPEGPVPGNQPDGLKLLISSPGGSPASEKSRVGQNPDLSTQNNGADGAYLNENSPQTICNNKEETHFGKLFKINKDPAVLSVKGISLNQDIPATIAKDLRKVAAELNSGKDTVIVVESEAISTVASQRQQDLTISEETVTSANLTTNISVTESTGADVRQAYEIEIIKSIVYGGLVESITSLGVVSSAAGGDATTLNILALTLANVIGGLVLIGHNLWDLKKEQVTEQMDRYKELLGSRENFLLHTIVVTLSFVVFGLIPPIVYGFSFLKSGNRELKLLAAAAASLLCILVLATGKEYVRRPPKSYVKTIAYYILLGFMASGISYAVGQLIKSLLEKLHFQSNSPVFQGLSKMMPTAAEWASY
- the LOC113724800 gene encoding uncharacterized protein isoform X4 produces the protein MAEEEAQKWEQEEELEQVEELSSLKLRRPSTTRTTSTGAYQDASATASTATCTSTTSQLDGNGNCIIEPPSNSVTENEVDLDGSVLDRDKREGPDKIAALFDSVFHNHARITDAHSRSEPCVYYDKDGGSRSNSTFCGDDVEGNTGVRIYETREGNSGAQKSCDSVIDCRVEGNKKDSSNLTSLQHSPVLYDDCSETYKSQEIQEIENDDIDLINGSGLDVTELDVERVLEKQNTHDLYCPNCNSCITRRVILRKRKRQARITSEDVRRKKLETEVESSLTHCSGQGQQATSIEVHTTEENPLDDTSQAAEKYERERETDIFRCLSCFSFFIPTGNGFKLFKIFGDKAEKKPVKDEQKLTSKSGISSTFASDRERTSEPGNVSRSEALTTNSSTSLLASHGNGQDGQSFSMLKDLSTNHGKSIYRSPVAESEEDGDKISPSSKEEILINGKEVLNAGDNCNNTIKNRGDAAKGHFESATGSQPNTLNNSVNSVAYHQSDSSRGHFEAATGSQPNTSNNSIHSVAYHQSDSSKAPIDNVPVTNGESLIIESEQNSSNISVNVAAYHQGDLFKVPTDKIPVMNGVLSPEGPVPGNQPDGLKLLISSPGGSPASEKSRVGQNPDLSTQNNGADGAYLNENSPQTICNNKEETHFGKLFKINKDPAVLSVKGISLNQDIPATIAKDLRKVAAELNSGKDTVIVVESEAISTVASQRQQDLTISEETVTSANLTTNISVTESTGADVRQAYEIEIIKSIVYGGLVESITSLGVVSSAAGGDATTLNILALTLANVIGGLVLIGHNLWDLKKEQVTEQMDRYKELLGSRENFLLHTIVVTLSFVVFGLIPPIVYGFSFLKSGNRELKLLAAAAASLLCILVLATGKEYVRRPPKSYVKTIAYYILLGFMASGISYAVGQLIKSLLEKLHFQSNSPVFQGLSKMMPTAAEWASY